In Lysinibacillus sp. 2017, the DNA window GTGCTTTAATACTTGCATGGCAACGTCATTTACTGAAAGGAAAACAGAATCGTAACGATTATACCGACCATTACAATCGCCGGCAGCAAATTGGCTACGCGGATTTTCGTTAATCCTGTAATATTTAAACCAATCGCTAAAATCATCACACCACCTGTTGCAGTCATTTCAGTTATAAATAAATCAAGTGCTTCTTGTGGAATATACGTACTAATTACACCAGCAAATAGCGCAATTGCACCTTGATATAAAAAGACGACTACGGCTGACAGCAATACCCCAATTCCCAAAGTAGAAGCCAAAATAATCGCTAAAAAGCCATCAATAATGCCTTTTGTTATTAACACATCGTGGTCATTACGAAGTCCGCTATCTAGTGCACCGATAATTGCCATCGAACCAATAACAAAAATAAGAGTTGCTGTAACAAAACCTTCAGCTATCGTGCCTTGCTTTGCTTTTTTACCGAATAATGACTCAATCCATTTACCAAAACGATTAAATTTACCTTCTAAATCTAACCATTCACCAATGACTGTACCAATTACTAAGCTACTAACAATAATGATAAAGTTACTGCTTGTTATTCCCATTTGGATACCTAGAACTGCTACGACTAAACCAATAATCGACATGACCGTTTGTTGCATTGATTCTGGTATATTTTTAAATAATCGTCCTAACAATGCTCCGATTACAATGAATAATGCATTTAAAAATGAGCCAAGTAATACCATGAAGACATCCTCTTTCTTTAACTATGCAAGCGATTTAAATAATACTACTGATTTTAACACGCTCTTTTAGCAAACAGAATAACTATTCTTCCTTTATAAAAACACAGAAAATAGTAAAAAAGGGCATCCTAAACGATGCACCTATTGTTCCTCAATATTTAAAATTTCTAAAATGCGGTATAAATCATCTTCCGAATAAAATTCAATTTCGATTTTCCCTTTATTCTTTGCTTTTTTAATTTGAACTTGTGTTCCAAAATATTCACGTAGCTGAGATTCTGTCGCTTGCACGTGAATATCTTTTTTTGTTTTCTTTGTTTCACGTGAAACTTCTTCATTGACATCTTGAATGTATTTTTCAAGCTGGCGGACATTTAAATGATCTCTCATTACTTTATTTGCGACTTCTGGAATGCGACGCTTGTTCTTTAAGCCAAGTAGTGCTCGACCATGCCCCATTGAAAGTTCTCCATTGTTTACAAGCTCACGGACATCCTCAGGCAATTGTAGTAATCGAATTAAATTCGCGATATGTGGGCGACTTTTCCCTAAACGCTTTGCTAAATCATCTTGTGTGAAATTCAACTTATTAATTAGATTACTATATGCTTCTGCTTCTTCAATTGGCGTTAAATCTTCACGCTGTAAGTTTTCTAAAATCGCTACTTCCATCATCTGTTGCTCATCAAAATCTTTCACGATAACTGGTACTTCTGTTAAACCCGCCTGTTTTGCTGCACGGTAGCGTCGTTCACCTGCAACGATTTCATACTTCTTATCTTTTTTTCGAACGACAATCGGTTGAATAATACCGTGTTCCTTTATGGATGCCGATAACTCTTCGATAGCTGTTTCATCAAAAATTTTACGTGGTTGAAAAGGGTTAGCGATTATTTTGGCAACCGCAATTTGTTGTACTTGATCCTCTTTATGTACTGCCTCTTCACGAAATAAAGCGTCAATACCTTTTCCTAATCCTTTAACCATTTTTAATCACTTCCCTTGCAAACTCTAAATATAATTCAGCGCCGCGCGACTTTGGATCATACAAAATAATCGGCTTACCATGGCTTGGTGCCTCACTTAAACGGACATTACGCGGAATAATTGAACGATATACTTTATCCTGGAAATAACGTTTTACTTCATCAATAACTTGAATACCTAAATTCGTCCGTGCATCAAGCATCGTCAATAACACACCATCAATCATTAACTCTTTATTCAAATGTTTTTGAACGAGGCGGACTGTCGATAATAATTGACTCAGTCCTTCTAACGCATAATATTCACACTGTACGGGGATGATTAAGGCATCCGCAGCAGTCAACGCATTAATCGTCAATAATCCTAAAGATGGCGGACAATCAATAATAATAAAATCAAAGTTATTTTTCACTTCTTGTAATGCTTTTTTCAATCGAACTTCA includes these proteins:
- a CDS encoding ParB/RepB/Spo0J family partition protein — encoded protein: MVKGLGKGIDALFREEAVHKEDQVQQIAVAKIIANPFQPRKIFDETAIEELSASIKEHGIIQPIVVRKKDKKYEIVAGERRYRAAKQAGLTEVPVIVKDFDEQQMMEVAILENLQREDLTPIEEAEAYSNLINKLNFTQDDLAKRLGKSRPHIANLIRLLQLPEDVRELVNNGELSMGHGRALLGLKNKRRIPEVANKVMRDHLNVRQLEKYIQDVNEEVSRETKKTKKDIHVQATESQLREYFGTQVQIKKAKNKGKIEIEFYSEDDLYRILEILNIEEQ
- a CDS encoding DUF554 domain-containing protein → MVLLGSFLNALFIVIGALLGRLFKNIPESMQQTVMSIIGLVVAVLGIQMGITSSNFIIIVSSLVIGTVIGEWLDLEGKFNRFGKWIESLFGKKAKQGTIAEGFVTATLIFVIGSMAIIGALDSGLRNDHDVLITKGIIDGFLAIILASTLGIGVLLSAVVVFLYQGAIALFAGVISTYIPQEALDLFITEMTATGGVMILAIGLNITGLTKIRVANLLPAIVMVGIIVTILFSFQ
- a CDS encoding ParA family protein, whose product is MGRIIAITNQKGGVGKTTTSVNLSACLAFLGKKVLLIDIDPQGNATSGLGVRKGDLESCIYDVIINDEDIKEVIQQTNVENLYIVPATISLAGAEIELVSTISREVRLKKALQEVKNNFDFIIIDCPPSLGLLTINALTAADALIIPVQCEYYALEGLSQLLSTVRLVQKHLNKELMIDGVLLTMLDARTNLGIQVIDEVKRYFQDKVYRSIIPRNVRLSEAPSHGKPIILYDPKSRGAELYLEFAREVIKNG